One window from the genome of Sandaracinaceae bacterium encodes:
- a CDS encoding helix-turn-helix transcriptional regulator: MIIRGPGAVLRPFVRLLWASEPGEAAGAESGPLCWERMLPSGLAHVVLRLSGPPLQLLPATSASGVQLIRSGVVGGPRSGAYIKQVADAETVGAELCAGATLALLGVPGRQLAETHTPLDDLLGGVTQAWCDELRALPSAAQRLQRFEALLMSRLRERALHPAVRHALARFSAPHAASVSEVVAESGYSHRRFLTLFEEATGIAPKRFTRVLRFRRTLEAFQRGEVGREGLGALAAALGYADQAHLTREFREHAGITPARYQKVQPEQVFHLPLSEAPEFTGVPIDSR, encoded by the coding sequence GTGATCATCCGCGGGCCCGGCGCTGTGCTCCGGCCCTTCGTTCGCCTGCTGTGGGCGAGCGAGCCCGGGGAGGCAGCCGGCGCCGAGAGCGGTCCGCTCTGCTGGGAGCGCATGCTGCCGAGCGGCCTCGCGCACGTGGTGCTGCGGCTGTCGGGCCCTCCGCTGCAGCTGCTGCCCGCCACGAGCGCTTCCGGGGTGCAGCTCATCCGCAGCGGCGTGGTGGGGGGCCCGCGCTCGGGCGCCTACATCAAGCAGGTGGCCGACGCAGAGACGGTGGGCGCGGAGCTCTGCGCCGGCGCCACGCTGGCCCTGCTGGGCGTACCGGGGCGCCAGCTGGCCGAGACGCACACGCCCCTCGATGACCTGCTGGGAGGTGTCACCCAGGCGTGGTGCGACGAGCTACGCGCGCTGCCGAGCGCGGCCCAGCGCCTGCAGCGGTTCGAGGCGCTGCTAATGAGCCGGCTGCGCGAGCGGGCCCTGCACCCGGCGGTGCGCCACGCCCTTGCGCGGTTCTCGGCGCCCCACGCGGCCAGCGTGAGCGAGGTGGTGGCCGAGTCCGGCTACAGCCACCGGCGCTTCCTCACGCTCTTCGAGGAGGCCACCGGCATCGCGCCCAAGCGCTTCACCCGCGTGCTCCGCTTTCGCCGCACGCTCGAGGCGTTCCAGCGGGGCGAAGTCGGCCGCGAGGGCCTGGGCGCGCTGGCCGCCGCGCTGGGCTACGCTGACCAGGCGCACCTCACGCGCGAGTTCCGCGAGCACGCGGGCATCACCCCTGCGCGGTACCAGAAGGTGCAGCCCGAGCAGGTCTTCCACCTGCCGTTGAGCGAGGCGCCCGAGTTCACTGGGGTGCCGATCGACTCACGGTAG
- a CDS encoding tetratricopeptide repeat protein yields the protein MTLANNEPTSPLPGVLLLGVLLALAVPATAHAQRRDDEARALYSAGEIAFSEGRYEYALVHFQRAYELSPRPILLFNIGASAERLSRDTLALEAYEQYLQELPDAPNRRVVAARIVLLRQALYGQPEPSLETDEPTGAGPWIVVGVGAAAVALGAVFTGLGFADAATVRDLPDGTPWAAVADEYERAPRRQMAGFALLGVGTVAVVTGVVLAIRGSRNSPSEAPASDATQVTGWVDQHSAGVVASGSF from the coding sequence ATGACCCTGGCCAACAACGAACCGACCTCCCCTCTGCCCGGTGTGCTCCTGTTGGGCGTGCTGCTCGCGCTCGCCGTGCCGGCGACGGCCCACGCGCAGCGCCGCGATGACGAGGCCCGGGCGCTCTACTCGGCCGGAGAGATCGCGTTCAGCGAGGGGCGCTACGAGTATGCGCTCGTGCACTTCCAGCGCGCCTACGAGCTGAGCCCGCGGCCGATCCTGCTCTTCAACATCGGCGCCTCGGCCGAGAGGCTCAGCCGCGACACGCTCGCGCTCGAGGCCTACGAGCAGTACCTGCAGGAGCTCCCGGACGCGCCGAACCGCCGGGTGGTGGCCGCGCGCATCGTGCTTCTGCGACAGGCGCTCTACGGGCAGCCTGAGCCCTCTCTCGAGACGGATGAGCCGACGGGCGCCGGGCCGTGGATCGTCGTGGGCGTGGGCGCCGCGGCCGTGGCGCTCGGCGCCGTGTTCACGGGGCTGGGCTTCGCCGACGCGGCGACGGTGCGCGACCTGCCGGACGGCACCCCTTGGGCCGCCGTGGCCGACGAATACGAGCGCGCTCCACGCCGGCAGATGGCGGGCTTCGCGCTGCTCGGGGTGGGCACCGTGGCGGTGGTCACGGGCGTGGTGCTCGCCATCAGGGGCAGCCGCAACTCACCGTCCGAGGCCCCCGCCTCGGACGCCACCCAGGTCACGGGCTGGGTCGACCAACACTCGGCAGGCGTCGTGGCCTCGGGGAGCTTCTGA
- a CDS encoding tetratricopeptide repeat protein produces the protein MTHAVAPGRVAWWGGLVFAVLVMAALGLAPAASAQGSDDEARALYSAGEIAYNEGRFQSALEYFQRAYELSSRPALLYNIGSAAERVRQDDVALAAFEQYLQEVPEAPNRAAVQARIEILQAAIAERAARPETTPDEEPDAEPEQDEAGSASGASDDSGASVVPWVMVGAGGGVAVLGAVFVGLGFKDAGTVTDAPQGSDWSSVSGAYDRAPRRQAIGFALVGVGVAAAVTGVVLAVTGGSDDDASADGDSGVSAWVDRGTAGVVGWGTF, from the coding sequence GTGACGCATGCGGTGGCTCCCGGTAGGGTGGCTTGGTGGGGTGGTCTGGTCTTCGCGGTGCTGGTGATGGCGGCTCTCGGGCTCGCCCCGGCCGCGAGTGCGCAGGGAAGTGATGACGAGGCGCGGGCGCTCTACTCGGCGGGCGAGATCGCCTACAACGAGGGCCGCTTCCAGTCCGCCCTAGAGTACTTTCAGCGCGCCTACGAGCTCAGCTCGCGTCCCGCGCTGCTCTACAACATCGGCAGCGCCGCCGAGCGCGTCCGTCAGGACGACGTGGCCCTCGCCGCGTTCGAACAGTACCTGCAGGAGGTGCCCGAGGCGCCCAACCGCGCGGCCGTCCAGGCGCGCATCGAGATCCTCCAAGCCGCCATTGCGGAGCGCGCCGCGCGCCCGGAAACGACGCCAGACGAGGAGCCCGACGCCGAGCCAGAACAAGATGAGGCGGGGTCAGCCTCGGGCGCGTCCGACGACTCGGGCGCCTCGGTGGTGCCTTGGGTCATGGTGGGCGCCGGCGGCGGCGTGGCGGTTCTGGGGGCCGTCTTCGTGGGGCTGGGGTTCAAGGATGCCGGCACCGTGACGGACGCGCCGCAGGGCTCCGACTGGTCCAGCGTGTCGGGCGCGTACGACCGTGCCCCGCGACGGCAGGCCATCGGCTTCGCGCTGGTGGGCGTGGGCGTCGCCGCCGCCGTCACCGGCGTGGTGCTGGCCGTGACGGGCGGCTCGGACGACGACGCGAGCGCGGACGGCGACTCGGGTGTGTCGGCCTGGGTAGATCGTGGTACGGCCGGCGTGGTCGGTTGGGGGACGTTCTGA
- a CDS encoding S-(hydroxymethyl)glutathione dehydrogenase/class III alcohol dehydrogenase, producing MKSRAAVAFAAGKPLEIVEIDVAPPQRGEVLVKITHTGVCHTDAFTLSGDDPEGLFPAILGHEGGGIVVEVGEGVTSLAKGDRVIPLYTAECRECKFCKSGKTNLCQAVRATQGKGLMPDGTSRFSYQGKPIFHYMGCSTFSEYTVVAEVSLAKIHDNAPLEKVCLLGCGVTTGIGAVHNTAKVKAGDSVAVFGLGGIGLAVVVGAKQANAGRIVAVDTNPGKFELAKQLGATDCINPKDHSKPIQEVIVELTDGGVDFSFECIGNVDVMRAALECCHKGWGESVIIGVAGAGQEIKTRPFQLVTGRVWRGTAFGGVRGRTELPGMVEQAMSGELDLDPFITHTLPLEKINEAFDLMHEGKSIRTVIHF from the coding sequence ATGAAGAGTCGCGCCGCTGTTGCCTTTGCCGCTGGAAAACCCCTCGAGATCGTCGAGATCGACGTGGCCCCGCCACAGCGCGGGGAGGTGCTGGTCAAGATCACCCACACCGGCGTGTGCCACACCGACGCGTTCACGCTGAGCGGCGACGACCCGGAGGGCCTGTTCCCCGCCATCCTGGGCCACGAAGGCGGCGGCATCGTGGTGGAGGTGGGCGAAGGCGTCACGAGCCTGGCGAAGGGCGACCGTGTCATCCCGCTCTACACAGCCGAGTGCCGCGAGTGCAAGTTCTGCAAGTCGGGCAAGACCAACCTGTGCCAGGCCGTGCGCGCCACACAGGGCAAGGGCCTCATGCCGGACGGCACGTCGCGCTTCTCCTACCAGGGCAAGCCCATCTTCCACTACATGGGCTGCAGCACGTTCAGCGAGTACACGGTGGTGGCCGAGGTCTCGCTGGCCAAGATCCACGACAACGCGCCGCTCGAGAAGGTGTGCCTCCTGGGCTGTGGCGTGACCACGGGCATCGGCGCGGTGCACAACACCGCGAAGGTGAAGGCCGGCGACAGCGTGGCGGTGTTCGGCCTGGGCGGCATCGGGCTCGCGGTGGTGGTGGGTGCCAAGCAGGCGAACGCGGGGCGCATCGTGGCCGTGGACACCAACCCCGGGAAGTTCGAGCTGGCCAAGCAGCTGGGCGCCACCGACTGCATCAACCCGAAGGACCACAGCAAGCCCATCCAGGAGGTCATCGTGGAGCTGACCGACGGCGGCGTGGACTTCAGCTTCGAGTGCATCGGCAACGTGGACGTCATGCGCGCCGCGCTCGAGTGCTGCCACAAGGGCTGGGGCGAGAGCGTCATCATCGGCGTGGCGGGCGCGGGCCAGGAGATCAAGACGCGGCCCTTCCAGCTGGTCACGGGGCGCGTCTGGCGCGGCACGGCGTTCGGCGGCGTGCGCGGCCGCACGGAGCTGCCCGGCATGGTGGAGCAGGCCATGAGCGGCGAGTTGGACCTCGACCCGTTCATCACCCACACGTTGCCGCTCGAGAAGATCAACGAAGCCTTCGACCTGATGCACGAAGGCAAGTCCATCCGCACGGTCATCCACTTCTGA
- a CDS encoding DUF3341 domain-containing protein, with protein sequence MKNAVMCIVPSWAQAELIVGQLASAGFARQDISVLFPEPSATTEFADENSTKAPEGALAGASAGGIVGGAFGFLVGLGALFIPGAGPFLAAGPILSALSGGAAGAAVLGVAGALIGMGVPEDQAQSYEQRVASGHLLISVHTANREEQKRAERIYEAASAEHIGSNVDSRVSSPDQVTRIASQS encoded by the coding sequence ATGAAGAACGCCGTCATGTGTATCGTTCCGAGCTGGGCCCAGGCCGAGCTCATCGTGGGCCAGCTGGCGAGCGCCGGCTTCGCTCGCCAAGACATCTCGGTGCTCTTCCCCGAGCCATCGGCCACCACCGAGTTCGCCGACGAGAACAGCACCAAGGCGCCCGAGGGCGCGCTGGCGGGCGCGAGCGCGGGCGGCATCGTGGGCGGGGCCTTCGGCTTCTTGGTGGGCCTGGGCGCGCTCTTCATCCCAGGCGCGGGGCCCTTCCTCGCCGCGGGGCCCATCTTGTCGGCGCTCAGCGGGGGTGCGGCCGGCGCCGCGGTGCTCGGCGTCGCGGGCGCGCTCATCGGCATGGGCGTCCCCGAGGACCAAGCCCAGAGCTACGAACAGCGGGTCGCCAGCGGACACCTGCTCATCTCGGTGCACACGGCGAACCGTGAAGAGCAGAAGCGCGCGGAGCGCATCTACGAGGCCGCCAGCGCCGAGCACATCGGCTCCAACGTGGATTCGCGCGTTTCGTCCCCCGATCAAGTCACGCGTATTGCCTCACAGTCTTGA
- a CDS encoding NAD(P)/FAD-dependent oxidoreductase: MTSEHVDVLIIGAGLSGVGAAWHLRDKCPSKTFALLEGRERMGGTWDLFRYPGVRSDTDMYTLGYKFKPWKNTQTIADGTLIREYIEETARENGITDHIRFGHKVTHASWSSEEARWTVTATRSDGQTATLTCSFLMMCSGYYSYDGGYTPEFKGRESFKGQIIHPQAWPEDLHYTGKRVVVIGSGATAVTLVPSMADKAAHITMLQRSPTYVLTMPREDRVSPLLRRFLPDKVVHHAARAAFFGAQAAVYQISKRSPELSRRLLLAGVRHQLDGKLDMKHFTPRYMPWDERLCAVPNGDMFKCIREGKVSVVTDHIERFTEQGVLLKSGQTLEADIIITATGLEMRLFGGMGIDVDGVPKAMNEALTYKGVMFADVPNLSLTVGYTNASWTLRADLVAEYVCRLLNAMDERGAQQVMARNPGAHVGVRPMLEMASGYVARAKDKLPRQGVDSPWQLPQSYRTDLKALRFDRLDDQHLRFSKRSKKTATATTESAPRAKSRPLTVN, from the coding sequence ATGACCAGCGAACACGTGGACGTCCTCATCATCGGCGCCGGCCTCTCGGGCGTGGGGGCCGCGTGGCACCTGCGCGACAAGTGCCCGAGCAAGACGTTTGCGTTGCTGGAGGGTCGCGAGCGCATGGGCGGCACGTGGGACCTGTTCCGCTACCCGGGCGTGCGCTCGGACACGGACATGTACACGCTGGGGTACAAGTTCAAGCCCTGGAAGAACACGCAGACCATCGCCGACGGCACGCTCATCCGCGAGTACATCGAAGAGACCGCGCGCGAGAACGGCATCACCGACCACATCCGCTTCGGGCACAAGGTCACGCACGCCTCGTGGTCCAGCGAAGAGGCCCGCTGGACGGTGACGGCCACGCGCAGCGACGGCCAGACGGCCACGCTCACCTGCAGCTTTCTGATGATGTGTTCGGGCTACTACAGCTACGACGGCGGCTACACGCCCGAGTTCAAGGGGCGCGAGAGCTTCAAGGGGCAGATCATCCACCCGCAGGCCTGGCCCGAGGACCTCCACTACACCGGCAAGCGCGTGGTGGTCATCGGCTCGGGCGCCACCGCCGTCACGCTGGTGCCCTCCATGGCCGACAAGGCCGCGCACATCACCATGCTGCAGCGCTCGCCCACGTATGTGCTGACCATGCCGCGCGAGGACCGCGTGTCGCCCCTGCTGCGCCGCTTCTTGCCCGACAAGGTGGTGCACCACGCGGCGCGTGCAGCGTTCTTCGGCGCGCAGGCGGCCGTGTACCAGATCAGCAAGCGTAGCCCCGAGCTGTCGCGGCGCCTCTTGCTGGCCGGCGTGCGCCACCAGCTGGACGGCAAGCTGGACATGAAGCACTTCACGCCGCGCTACATGCCGTGGGACGAGCGCCTGTGTGCCGTGCCCAACGGCGACATGTTCAAGTGCATCCGCGAGGGCAAGGTCTCGGTGGTCACCGACCACATCGAGCGCTTCACCGAGCAGGGTGTGTTGCTGAAGTCGGGGCAGACCCTCGAGGCCGACATCATCATCACGGCCACCGGGCTCGAGATGCGCCTCTTCGGCGGCATGGGCATCGACGTGGACGGCGTGCCGAAGGCCATGAACGAAGCCCTTACTTACAAGGGCGTCATGTTCGCGGACGTGCCCAACCTGTCGCTGACGGTGGGCTACACCAACGCGTCGTGGACCCTGCGCGCCGACCTGGTGGCCGAGTACGTGTGCCGCCTGCTGAACGCCATGGACGAGCGCGGCGCGCAGCAGGTGATGGCGCGCAACCCGGGCGCTCACGTGGGCGTGCGGCCCATGCTGGAGATGGCCTCGGGCTACGTGGCGCGCGCCAAGGACAAGCTGCCGCGCCAGGGCGTGGACTCACCCTGGCAGCTGCCGCAGAGCTACCGGACCGACTTGAAGGCGCTGCGCTTCGACCGCCTGGACGACCAGCACCTGCGCTTCTCGAAGCGGTCGAAGAAGACGGCCACGGCCACGACCGAGTCTGCGCCGCGCGCCAAGAGCCGCCCACTGACCGTGAACTGA
- the fghA gene encoding S-formylglutathione hydrolase, whose translation MERTETHAHFGGTQEVWQHASTTLGGDARVGVYLPPQATAGPCPVVYFLSGLTCTEQNVITKAGAQRYAAELGLILVTPDTSPRGAGVPDDEAYDLGQGAGFYLNATQEPWQKHFRMFDYVTLELPALVDAHFPTAPRRAIMGHSMGGHGALIAALKNPGMYRSVSAFAPIVAPTQVPWGHKAFGAYLGPDREVWRAWDTCELVQNATEQLPMLVDQGTADSFLDAQLQPERLQAACDRAGYPLTLRMQASYDHSYYFIATFIGEHLAFHAKHLAA comes from the coding sequence ATGGAACGCACCGAGACACACGCCCACTTCGGCGGCACCCAAGAGGTCTGGCAGCACGCGTCCACCACGCTCGGGGGTGACGCGCGCGTGGGCGTGTACTTGCCGCCGCAGGCCACAGCGGGGCCGTGCCCGGTGGTGTACTTCCTGAGCGGGCTCACCTGCACCGAGCAGAACGTCATCACCAAAGCAGGCGCGCAGCGCTACGCGGCGGAGCTGGGGCTCATCCTGGTCACGCCGGACACGAGCCCGCGGGGTGCTGGGGTGCCAGACGACGAGGCGTACGATCTCGGCCAGGGCGCGGGCTTCTACCTGAACGCCACGCAGGAGCCCTGGCAGAAGCACTTTCGCATGTTCGACTACGTGACGTTGGAGCTGCCCGCGCTGGTGGACGCGCACTTCCCCACGGCGCCACGGCGGGCGATCATGGGGCACTCCATGGGCGGTCACGGGGCGCTGATCGCGGCGCTCAAGAACCCGGGCATGTACCGCAGCGTGTCGGCCTTTGCGCCCATCGTGGCGCCCACCCAGGTGCCCTGGGGCCACAAGGCTTTCGGCGCCTACCTGGGACCGGACCGCGAGGTCTGGCGTGCGTGGGACACGTGCGAGCTGGTGCAGAACGCCACCGAGCAGCTGCCCATGCTGGTGGACCAGGGCACGGCCGACTCGTTCTTGGACGCGCAGCTGCAGCCCGAGCGGCTGCAGGCCGCGTGTGACCGCGCGGGCTACCCGCTGACGCTGCGCATGCAGGCGAGCTACGACCACAGCTACTACTTCATCGCCACGTTCATCGGCGAGCACCTGGCCTTCCACGCGAAGCACCTGGCCGCGTGA
- a CDS encoding LysR family transcriptional regulator translates to MPQSLLHGLQLNALVALDALLSERSVTRAARRTGVTQPAMSQTLGRLRELFDDPLLVQSGRVMKRTPRADAMLVPLGEALQAVERAVQLGLRFEPETSRRVFRVAMTDLHSVLTLPPLLRALERHAPGVRLQAEPISLPDLTERITDGEIDLALGFLLSPPERIRSETLFVDEYVCLVRRGHKLARRKRLTLADYGEHQHLSNTPVSFVPRTMADSRYGFGAREGIRASLPYLLALPAIVRSTDLVATAPRQLLEAPVSFDGVVVIDAPRELPKVEHCIWWHPRFDGDPAHTFLRELLREAAAAPACPAQ, encoded by the coding sequence ATGCCCCAGTCGCTCCTGCACGGCCTCCAGCTGAACGCGCTGGTGGCCCTCGACGCCCTCTTGAGCGAGCGCAGCGTCACCCGCGCAGCGCGCCGCACGGGCGTGACCCAGCCGGCCATGAGCCAGACGCTGGGCCGCCTGCGGGAGCTGTTCGACGACCCGCTGCTGGTGCAGAGCGGCCGCGTCATGAAGCGCACGCCGCGCGCGGACGCCATGCTGGTGCCGCTCGGTGAAGCGTTGCAGGCGGTGGAGCGCGCCGTGCAGCTGGGCCTGCGCTTCGAGCCCGAGACGTCGCGCCGGGTGTTCCGCGTGGCCATGACCGACCTGCACAGCGTGCTGACGCTGCCTCCGTTGCTGCGTGCCCTCGAGCGTCACGCGCCGGGCGTGCGCCTGCAGGCCGAGCCCATCTCGCTGCCGGACCTGACCGAGCGCATCACCGACGGCGAGATCGACCTCGCGCTCGGCTTCCTGTTGAGCCCGCCCGAGCGCATCCGCAGCGAGACGCTGTTCGTGGACGAGTACGTCTGCCTGGTGCGGCGCGGACACAAGCTGGCGCGTCGCAAGCGGCTCACGCTCGCGGACTACGGGGAGCACCAGCACCTCTCCAACACGCCGGTGAGCTTCGTGCCGCGCACCATGGCCGACAGCCGCTATGGCTTCGGGGCGCGCGAGGGCATCCGCGCGTCGCTGCCGTATCTGCTGGCGCTGCCCGCCATCGTGCGCAGCACGGACCTGGTGGCCACGGCGCCGCGCCAACTGCTCGAGGCGCCCGTGTCGTTCGACGGCGTGGTGGTCATCGACGCCCCGCGTGAGCTGCCAAAGGTGGAGCACTGCATCTGGTGGCACCCGCGCTTCGACGGAGACCCGGCGCACACGTTCTTGCGCGAGCTGCTGCGAGAGGCGGCGGCGGCGCCGGCTTGCCCCGCTCAGTAG
- a CDS encoding SBBP repeat-containing protein: MTFENLMRSGALFGLLPLLLPLTACLPEIPEGRIACAVDDDCPRALTCRSSRCYSSSSTLDADVVDTGTADIGVSDTGVLDTGLVDTGTLDMGALDTGTLDTGVVGPTFPWTSQFGTNADDTVCAVVSSASGDVVVVGLVADRLADASQGYGDADVYVRRYTSSGAISWTRQYGGSGQDHATGAGLDAAGNVYVAYRSPHGSGNPTEHLVKLGPTGAELWSRTLAFGDDEVVINAIAVDPSGNVYLAGELSGDSATGTSDAFVRKYSTSGTELWTRQVTTNSDGGSPEDSREYASAVAADASGNVYLGGSAGKSFGGGPSTGSGPLFLRMLDASGDVSWTRQFGPSSTDEFEDTLSALVVSADGATLYAAGTVRGALPSNTHAGGADGFVQAYRTNGARSWAHQFGENDDDFATGVALGANGDVYVVGFTKAALPPATHLGGTDAFVRRLTPASGAAIWTRSYGTSDDDTGMGVHISALGALLLGGTTKGTLPTETSAGNQDAFVMALPL; the protein is encoded by the coding sequence ATGACTTTCGAAAACCTGATGCGTTCGGGTGCGCTCTTCGGGCTGCTTCCGCTCCTGCTGCCGCTCACGGCATGCCTGCCAGAGATCCCCGAGGGGCGCATCGCCTGTGCCGTGGACGACGACTGCCCGCGGGCGCTCACCTGCCGCTCGTCCCGCTGCTACTCGAGCTCCTCGACGCTGGATGCGGACGTCGTCGACACGGGGACGGCGGACATCGGTGTGTCGGACACGGGGGTGCTGGACACGGGGCTCGTCGACACGGGGACGTTGGACATGGGAGCGCTGGACACGGGGACGCTGGACACGGGGGTCGTTGGTCCCACCTTTCCGTGGACGAGCCAGTTCGGGACGAACGCCGATGACACCGTGTGTGCCGTCGTGTCGAGCGCGTCGGGCGACGTGGTCGTGGTGGGGTTGGTGGCCGACCGGCTCGCGGATGCCAGCCAGGGCTACGGTGACGCGGACGTCTACGTCCGCCGCTACACCAGCTCGGGCGCCATCTCCTGGACGCGTCAGTACGGCGGCTCCGGGCAGGATCACGCCACGGGCGCGGGGCTGGACGCGGCCGGCAACGTGTACGTCGCGTATCGCTCACCGCATGGGTCGGGAAACCCCACCGAGCATCTCGTGAAGCTCGGTCCCACGGGGGCCGAACTCTGGAGCCGGACGCTCGCCTTCGGTGACGACGAGGTCGTGATCAACGCCATCGCCGTGGACCCGAGTGGCAATGTGTACCTCGCGGGTGAGCTCAGCGGGGACAGCGCCACCGGTACTTCCGACGCCTTTGTGCGGAAGTACAGCACCTCGGGCACGGAGCTGTGGACTCGGCAGGTCACCACGAACTCCGACGGAGGCAGCCCCGAAGACTCGCGCGAGTACGCGAGCGCCGTCGCAGCGGACGCGAGCGGGAACGTCTACCTCGGCGGCAGCGCGGGCAAGTCGTTCGGCGGTGGACCCAGCACTGGTAGCGGTCCGCTCTTCCTCCGCATGCTCGACGCGAGCGGCGACGTCTCGTGGACGCGGCAGTTCGGGCCTTCATCGACCGACGAGTTCGAGGATACGCTGAGCGCGCTGGTGGTGAGCGCCGACGGCGCCACGCTGTACGCGGCAGGAACCGTCCGCGGCGCGTTGCCCTCGAACACCCACGCCGGTGGCGCCGACGGGTTCGTCCAGGCCTACCGCACGAATGGCGCGCGCTCGTGGGCACACCAATTCGGCGAGAACGACGATGACTTCGCGACGGGCGTCGCCCTCGGTGCGAACGGCGACGTGTACGTGGTCGGATTCACGAAGGCCGCGCTCCCGCCTGCCACGCACTTGGGCGGCACCGACGCGTTCGTGCGGCGCCTCACCCCGGCCTCCGGGGCGGCCATCTGGACACGCAGCTACGGCACCTCGGACGACGACACGGGGATGGGCGTGCACATCTCGGCGCTCGGGGCCCTGCTGCTCGGGGGGACCACCAAGGGGACGCTCCCGACGGAGACGAGCGCTGGCAACCAGGACGCGTTCGTGATGGCCCTGCCTCTCTGA
- a CDS encoding Rieske 2Fe-2S domain-containing protein, which translates to MSTSPYARGWYLVAWSAELVPGQVKPVQAFGKAFVLYRAEDGTPVLLDGHCPHLGAHLGHGGRVQGDSIVCPFHAWRFGAHGRCVEVPYATRIPPRAAVGAYRVAEHSGMILTFHAPDGVAPNYEVPVLPEVNDPAWTPLQVAEIEVRTQPREVIENIADVAHFRPVHNTKIDDFEVIFDGPRATQRSLGKGRNLKGEKIDVLSIATYHGPAVQFTELAWAYPMRLINAHLPIDQDRLLLRFGVTLRAGEGVTLPPAILEAHVAAARNGYFEDVAIWEHKRWRDKPILADGDGPIGKVRAWYAAFFTEASA; encoded by the coding sequence ATGAGCACATCACCCTACGCGCGGGGTTGGTATCTGGTGGCCTGGAGCGCAGAGCTCGTGCCGGGTCAGGTGAAGCCCGTGCAGGCCTTCGGCAAGGCCTTCGTGCTCTACCGCGCCGAGGACGGCACACCCGTGCTGCTGGACGGACACTGCCCGCACCTGGGCGCGCACCTCGGGCACGGCGGCCGTGTGCAGGGCGACAGCATCGTGTGTCCCTTCCACGCGTGGCGCTTCGGCGCGCACGGGCGCTGCGTGGAGGTGCCCTACGCCACGCGCATCCCACCGCGGGCTGCCGTGGGGGCCTACCGCGTGGCCGAGCACAGCGGCATGATCTTGACGTTCCACGCGCCCGACGGGGTGGCGCCCAACTACGAGGTGCCCGTGCTGCCCGAAGTGAACGACCCGGCCTGGACGCCGCTCCAAGTGGCGGAGATCGAGGTGCGCACGCAGCCCCGCGAGGTCATCGAGAACATCGCCGACGTGGCGCACTTCCGCCCGGTGCACAACACCAAGATCGACGACTTCGAGGTCATCTTCGATGGGCCGCGGGCCACGCAGCGCAGCCTCGGGAAGGGGCGCAACCTGAAGGGCGAGAAGATCGACGTGCTGAGCATCGCCACCTACCACGGCCCCGCGGTGCAGTTCACGGAGCTGGCCTGGGCGTACCCCATGCGGCTGATCAACGCGCACCTGCCCATCGACCAGGACCGCCTGCTGCTGCGCTTCGGGGTGACGCTGCGCGCGGGCGAGGGGGTCACGCTGCCGCCCGCCATCTTGGAGGCGCACGTGGCCGCGGCGCGCAACGGGTACTTCGAGGACGTGGCCATCTGGGAGCACAAGCGCTGGCGCGACAAGCCCATCTTGGCCGACGGCGACGGGCCCATCGGCAAGGTGCGTGCGTGGTACGCTGCGTTCTTCACGGAGGCTTCGGCGTGA